A stretch of Methanosphaerula palustris E1-9c DNA encodes these proteins:
- a CDS encoding tetratricopeptide repeat protein, with the protein MTLDREKERICQDLGNKALLLFARGDLDGAMELHKEEERICRDLGDKDGLQQSLGNQATILYARDNFNGAMKLRKEQERICRELGNPERLQVSLGIQANILADRGDLDGAMELHREEEQICRKLGDVASLQVSLGNQALILQARGDLDGAMKLHREEEQICRDLGDKDCLQQSLGIQATILFARGDLDDAMALLREQERICRELGNTDGLQVSLYNQANILRARGDLDGALACLKEQERIHHDLGNFEGLAISLLNQAVTLAQQDRRKEASRMVDEALAIASKGGCYTSLEVQIRKIKEKYRF; encoded by the coding sequence ATGACGCTCGACAGGGAAAAAGAACGGATCTGCCAGGACCTCGGCAACAAGGCGTTGCTCCTCTTCGCTCGCGGGGACCTCGACGGTGCCATGGAACTTCACAAGGAGGAGGAACGGATCTGTCGAGACCTTGGAGATAAAGACGGCCTCCAACAATCGCTCGGCAACCAGGCAACCATCCTCTACGCCCGTGACAACTTCAACGGCGCCATGAAACTTCGAAAGGAACAGGAACGGATCTGCCGCGAACTCGGCAACCCCGAGAGACTGCAGGTCTCTCTCGGCATCCAGGCAAACATCCTTGCAGACCGCGGGGACCTCGACGGTGCCATGGAACTTCATCGGGAAGAGGAACAGATCTGCCGCAAACTCGGAGACGTCGCCTCCTTACAGGTATCGCTCGGAAACCAGGCACTGATCCTGCAGGCCAGGGGCGACCTCGACGGCGCTATGAAACTCCACAGGGAAGAGGAGCAGATCTGTCGTGACCTCGGGGACAAAGACTGCCTGCAGCAATCGCTCGGCATCCAGGCGACCATCCTCTTCGCCCGCGGAGACCTCGACGATGCCATGGCACTACTCAGGGAGCAGGAACGGATCTGCCGCGAACTCGGAAACACCGACGGCCTGCAGGTATCGCTCTACAACCAGGCGAACATCCTTCGGGCCCGCGGAGACCTCGATGGGGCCTTAGCATGTCTCAAGGAGCAGGAACGGATTCACCATGACCTCGGAAACTTTGAAGGGCTGGCGATCTCGCTCCTGAACCAGGCTGTCACCCTCGCACAGCAGGATCGGCGCAAGGAGGCGTCCCGGATGGTCGACGAGGCGCTCGCCATCGCATCGAAGGGAGGCTGCTATACCTCCCTGGAGGTACAGATCCGAAAGATCAAGGAGAAGTACAGGTTCTGA
- a CDS encoding TIR domain-containing protein, whose amino-acid sequence MRIFISYRRKDALKFARSFASWLRDQGCDPWLDVENGIAPFSPLAVSVREGSFRKSALSAQLTTRMMP is encoded by the coding sequence ATGCGGATCTTCATCAGTTATAGACGGAAGGATGCCCTCAAATTCGCCCGGAGCTTTGCTTCTTGGCTTCGCGATCAGGGCTGCGACCCATGGCTCGATGTCGAGAACGGCATCGCTCCTTTCTCTCCCCTTGCAGTGTCCGTCCGGGAGGGTTCCTTCAGAAAGAGTGCTCTCTCTGCTCAGTTAACAACACGGATGATGCCATGA
- a CDS encoding carbohydrate-binding protein, with product MLWCSIVLAMLLGGSLLVIPAEATVKILPLGDSITRGGATADSPYPSYRYLLWNYLKTGGYDVDFVGSTTEPTFSSFSFDQDHDGHGGYTTGMELNGDPSDDPQGKLSKWLNQYTPDIVLLHIGTNDVIHQVDLSERLSNVGQIIDTLRAANPNVEILMAQIIPTSDAFRNSNSQLIAFNDALPALAADKNTAQSPVIVVDMYSNYDGFKDNQYDGIHPQTSGEKKLADRWYAALVPLLNNSTVTPEPTTAPWNTSQQIPGSIQACDYAPGGEGVAYYDTTPGNSGGAYRSDDVDIEYSSAEQQFVVRDIRSGEWLTYNVKIASAGLYTVNFRVASPNTGATIDMEVDGSEVTTIQVPDTGSSALYTTVQRPVYLPGGNHTVKLDFSGSFNLNYLKFTTGLPDPIGTSTPETTATPVTTSTTVTNNTTVSPTDSQTVPATTAPTTAPTPPLPLPSSVDAPHDLNNDGLYEDVNGDGALDFNDVVLFFNQMDWIADNEPISAFDFNHNGTIDFNDIVILFNEM from the coding sequence ATGCTCTGGTGTTCCATCGTGCTGGCCATGCTCCTCGGCGGGTCGCTGCTCGTCATCCCTGCAGAGGCGACCGTGAAGATCCTGCCGCTCGGCGATTCGATCACCCGGGGCGGAGCCACTGCCGACTCGCCATACCCCAGTTACCGGTACCTGCTCTGGAACTACCTCAAGACCGGCGGGTACGATGTCGACTTCGTCGGTTCCACGACCGAGCCCACCTTCAGTTCGTTCTCGTTCGACCAGGACCACGACGGACATGGGGGGTATACCACCGGGATGGAACTGAACGGCGACCCCTCCGACGACCCGCAGGGTAAACTCTCCAAATGGCTGAACCAGTACACCCCGGACATCGTGCTCCTCCACATCGGGACCAATGACGTCATCCATCAGGTGGATCTCTCGGAGCGGCTCAGCAATGTCGGTCAGATCATCGATACCCTCCGGGCGGCCAACCCGAATGTGGAGATCCTGATGGCGCAGATCATCCCGACCAGCGACGCGTTCCGGAATTCGAACTCCCAGTTGATCGCCTTTAACGATGCACTTCCGGCGCTGGCGGCCGATAAGAACACCGCCCAGTCGCCGGTGATCGTCGTCGACATGTACTCCAACTATGACGGATTTAAGGACAACCAGTACGACGGGATCCATCCGCAGACCTCTGGTGAGAAGAAACTTGCCGACCGCTGGTATGCCGCACTGGTGCCGCTGCTCAACAACAGTACGGTGACCCCAGAGCCAACGACGGCGCCGTGGAACACCTCGCAGCAGATCCCTGGCTCGATCCAGGCATGTGACTATGCACCGGGCGGCGAGGGCGTCGCCTACTACGACACCACCCCCGGAAACTCCGGCGGTGCCTACCGGAGTGATGACGTGGATATCGAGTACTCTTCAGCTGAGCAACAGTTTGTGGTCAGGGATATCAGGTCAGGCGAGTGGCTCACCTACAATGTGAAGATCGCCTCGGCCGGGCTCTATACCGTCAATTTCAGGGTCGCCTCCCCCAACACCGGGGCCACCATCGACATGGAGGTCGACGGGTCAGAGGTGACAACGATCCAGGTGCCTGACACCGGCTCCTCTGCTCTCTATACTACGGTACAGCGGCCGGTCTACCTGCCAGGTGGCAACCACACCGTGAAGCTCGACTTCAGCGGGTCCTTCAATCTGAACTATCTGAAGTTCACAACCGGGTTGCCAGACCCGATCGGGACCAGTACCCCGGAAACAACCGCTACTCCGGTGACAACAAGTACCACGGTGACAAACAATACCACGGTCTCACCGACCGACAGTCAGACGGTGCCGGCAACAACCGCCCCCACGACGGCGCCCACCCCCCCCCTGCCCCTCCCCTCATCGGTCGACGCTCCACACGATCTCAACAATGACGGGCTCTATGAGGACGTGAACGGCGACGGTGCCCTTGACTTCAATGACGTGGTCCTCTTCTTCAACCAGATGGACTGGATCGCCGACAATGAACCGATCAGTGCGTTCGACTTCAACCACAACGGAACGATCGACTTCAATGATATCGTCATCCTCTTCAACGAGATGTAG